The Crocosphaera subtropica ATCC 51142 genome includes a window with the following:
- a CDS encoding type I polyketide synthase, giving the protein MVEHIAIIGLGCRFPQANNVESFWQLLKGGKDGIREVPPERWNVDDFYDPQPITPGKMSTRRGGFLDQVDQFDAGFFQISPREAEQIDPQQRLFLEVAWEALENAGLIPSQLSGTQTGVFVGINNSDYNRMSWQDFDSLNAYSGTGTDVCIVANRLSYFLNLKGPSLAINTACSSSLVAIHYACQSLRLHESNLCLAGGVSLILSPEVTIAFSQGRMMAADGRCKTFDASADGYVRGEGCGVIVLKRLSDALKDGDQIQGIIRGSAVNQDGLTNGLTAPNGPSQQAVMGQALKNANLQPHEISYVEAHGTGTPLGDPQEFRSITTVLKQGRQPEQTCWVGSVKTNIGHLESASGIAGVIKTVLCLQHQTIVPHLNLNQLNPYISLKNIPFTIPQECTPWTITTEKRWAGVSSFGFGGTNGHIILEEPPSSELTATSQEQKPHSLDHPYHLLTLSAQSKEALQALVKRYQDFLNTHQAVALQDVCFTANTKRSQFEHRLAMVVGSSKELQQQLATLINHPEESAIRAIARPRKSPKMAFMFTGQGSQFVGMGQQLYQTSSFYRQIIDECDRLLQPYLERSLIDILYEQTENSLLDQTIYTQPALFSLEYALAKLWQSWGVNPVAMMGHSVGEYVAACLAGVFSLEDGLKLIAYRGRLMQALPENGAMVAVFISEKQAQALIESYGDKVALAAINGPNSVVISGERDSIQTLITTFDSQGIQFKELQVSHAFHSPLMKPMLAEFEQVAQQITYNLPKIPIISNLTGEIATDAIASSDYWSRHILQPVKFSAGMQTLAAQGYDGFIEVGPKPILLGMGRRCLPENQGLWLPSLRPGYSDWQTLLESLGNLYVKGTVINWDNFYQDVSVHMIAVPTYPFQRQRYWFQLSGKRTYVQSSVPSQLQAANPSHIEQNKLIDTLKQTPNKSEQEALLTAYVEKKVLKVLKLPSSEQINPEKSLSVLGFDSLMLMELKNLMEKELNITLSTKKLLNTITPEKLTKELIGQLLTKETEDSISRKEDLPRNWLEFYQPQPQANYRLFCLHHLGGNASLFQKWSSELEPKVEVVPLQILRKSQNINQTNENQFHLLIEAMEKVLAPYLDKPFAIYGHSMGAIMAFELAQKLSQTQGKLLQHLFVSSSFSPQKINRVLKENQLSLEEILNVSEIPEEIRQDSSMMEEITSIFQVDLQLLKSYVYTKNSPLNCPISTFGGKGDPLIKQEDLLPWADHTHIGFRFMMFPGNHMFLMGKSHKLLLQTILKEIEVSALISA; this is encoded by the coding sequence ATGGTAGAACATATTGCAATTATTGGTCTAGGCTGTCGCTTCCCCCAAGCTAACAATGTAGAATCTTTCTGGCAATTGTTAAAAGGAGGTAAAGATGGCATTAGAGAAGTTCCGCCAGAACGCTGGAACGTAGATGATTTTTATGATCCTCAACCGATAACCCCAGGAAAAATGAGTACCCGCCGGGGAGGGTTTCTCGATCAGGTGGATCAATTTGATGCTGGCTTTTTTCAAATTTCACCACGGGAAGCTGAACAAATTGATCCTCAACAAAGATTATTCTTAGAAGTGGCCTGGGAAGCTTTAGAAAATGCAGGACTCATTCCTAGTCAACTGTCTGGTACTCAGACTGGCGTGTTTGTGGGAATTAATAACAGCGACTATAATCGCATGAGTTGGCAAGATTTCGATTCGCTCAATGCTTATAGTGGAACAGGAACAGATGTGTGCATTGTTGCCAATCGTTTATCCTATTTTCTCAATCTCAAAGGACCCAGCCTAGCGATTAACACCGCTTGCTCTTCTTCTTTGGTAGCTATTCATTATGCTTGCCAAAGTTTACGGCTTCATGAATCAAATCTCTGTCTTGCTGGAGGGGTGAGCTTAATTCTGTCTCCAGAAGTAACGATCGCCTTTTCCCAAGGCCGAATGATGGCTGCGGATGGTCGTTGTAAAACCTTTGATGCGTCCGCTGATGGCTATGTTAGAGGAGAAGGATGTGGTGTCATTGTTCTTAAACGCTTATCCGATGCTCTAAAAGATGGGGATCAGATTCAAGGGATTATTCGGGGATCGGCAGTTAATCAAGATGGCTTAACCAATGGACTTACTGCCCCCAACGGCCCATCTCAACAGGCCGTCATGGGTCAAGCCCTCAAAAATGCTAACCTACAACCCCACGAAATTAGTTATGTCGAAGCCCACGGAACCGGAACCCCGTTAGGAGATCCCCAAGAATTTAGATCAATTACCACGGTCTTGAAACAGGGAAGACAACCAGAACAAACCTGTTGGGTGGGTTCGGTAAAAACCAATATTGGCCATCTAGAGTCAGCTTCAGGTATCGCTGGTGTCATTAAAACCGTTCTCTGTCTTCAACATCAAACTATCGTTCCTCATCTTAATCTCAACCAACTGAATCCTTATATCTCCCTAAAAAATATTCCGTTCACCATTCCCCAAGAATGCACTCCCTGGACAATTACAACGGAAAAACGCTGGGCTGGCGTTAGTTCCTTTGGCTTTGGGGGAACCAATGGCCATATCATTTTAGAAGAACCCCCTTCCTCTGAGTTAACAGCAACCTCTCAAGAGCAAAAACCTCACTCTTTAGACCATCCTTATCATTTATTAACCCTTTCAGCCCAAAGCAAAGAAGCTTTACAAGCTTTGGTTAAACGGTATCAAGATTTTCTCAACACACATCAGGCCGTTGCCCTCCAAGATGTATGTTTCACAGCTAATACGAAGCGATCGCAGTTTGAACATCGACTAGCTATGGTAGTCGGTTCTTCTAAAGAATTACAGCAACAATTAGCCACTTTAATCAACCACCCAGAAGAATCGGCCATTCGAGCCATAGCCCGTCCCCGTAAGTCCCCTAAAATGGCTTTTATGTTTACAGGGCAAGGTTCACAATTTGTGGGCATGGGACAGCAATTGTATCAAACTTCTTCTTTCTATCGTCAAATTATTGATGAGTGCGATCGCTTATTACAACCTTACTTAGAAAGGTCTTTAATAGATATTTTGTATGAGCAAACAGAAAATAGTCTTTTAGATCAAACAATCTACACCCAACCTGCTTTATTTTCTCTCGAATACGCTTTAGCTAAACTATGGCAATCTTGGGGTGTAAATCCTGTTGCGATGATGGGACACAGTGTAGGAGAATATGTGGCTGCTTGTTTAGCAGGGGTATTTAGTCTCGAAGATGGACTCAAACTCATTGCCTACCGAGGTCGTTTAATGCAAGCTTTGCCTGAAAATGGGGCAATGGTAGCTGTTTTTATTTCTGAAAAACAAGCCCAAGCTTTGATTGAATCCTATGGAGACAAGGTTGCTCTTGCAGCCATTAATGGCCCCAATAGTGTGGTAATTTCAGGAGAAAGGGATAGCATTCAAACCTTAATCACCACATTCGACAGCCAAGGCATTCAATTTAAAGAGTTGCAAGTGTCCCATGCTTTTCATTCTCCCCTCATGAAACCCATGTTGGCAGAATTTGAGCAAGTCGCCCAACAAATTACCTATAATCTCCCTAAAATCCCAATTATTTCTAATTTAACGGGAGAAATAGCCACCGATGCCATAGCGAGTTCTGACTATTGGAGTCGTCACATTTTACAACCCGTCAAATTCTCGGCAGGGATGCAAACCTTGGCAGCACAAGGATATGATGGATTCATAGAAGTTGGACCTAAGCCCATTTTATTAGGCATGGGTCGTCGTTGTTTACCAGAGAATCAAGGATTGTGGCTACCGAGTCTAAGACCTGGTTATTCTGATTGGCAAACCCTACTCGAAAGTTTAGGAAATTTGTATGTTAAGGGAACTGTTATTAATTGGGACAACTTTTATCAAGATGTTTCGGTTCACATGATTGCGGTTCCCACCTATCCTTTCCAACGTCAACGTTATTGGTTTCAATTATCGGGTAAACGAACTTATGTTCAATCATCAGTTCCCTCACAATTACAGGCAGCAAACCCTTCTCACATTGAACAAAATAAACTTATAGATACCTTAAAACAAACCCCTAATAAGTCTGAGCAGGAAGCTCTCTTAACCGCTTACGTTGAAAAAAAAGTGTTAAAGGTTCTCAAACTTCCTTCGTCGGAACAGATCAACCCTGAAAAGTCTCTCAGTGTCTTAGGGTTTGATTCGTTGATGTTGATGGAACTGAAAAATTTGATGGAAAAAGAGTTAAATATAACCTTGTCAACGAAAAAACTTTTGAACACAATCACTCCTGAGAAATTAACAAAAGAACTGATAGGACAATTATTAACGAAAGAAACAGAAGACAGTATTTCGAGAAAGGAGGATTTACCTCGTAATTGGTTAGAATTTTATCAACCTCAACCTCAAGCTAATTATCGTTTATTTTGTTTACATCATTTAGGAGGAAATGCCTCATTATTTCAAAAATGGTCAAGTGAGCTAGAGCCTAAAGTTGAGGTTGTTCCTCTACAAATACTCAGAAAATCTCAGAATATAAATCAAACCAATGAAAATCAATTTCATCTGCTAATTGAAGCAATGGAAAAGGTTTTAGCTCCATATTTAGATAAACCTTTTGCTATTTATGGTCATAGTATGGGAGCAATTATGGCATTTGAATTAGCTCAAAAACTTTCTCAAACACAAGGAAAATTATTGCAACATTTATTTGTCAGTAGTTCTTTTTCTCCCCAGAAGATCAATAGAGTTTTAAAAGAAAATCAATTATCTTTAGAAGAGATTCTAAATGTATCTGAGATTCCTGAAGAAATACGGCAGGATTCCTCTATGATGGAAGAAATTACTTCAATTTTTCAAGTCGATTTACAATTGCTCAAAAGCTATGTATATACTAAAAATTCCCCCCTAAATTGTCCAATTTCTACTTTTGGTGGCAAAGGAGATCCCCTGATCAAGCAAGAGGATTTATTGCCCTGGGCAGATCATACCCATATTGGATTTAGATTTATGATGTTTCCAGGAAATCATATGTTTTTAATGGGAAAAAGTCATAAACTCTTATTACAAACTATCTTAAAAGAAATAGAAGTTTCTGCCTTGATATCTGCTTAA
- a CDS encoding class I SAM-dependent methyltransferase: MTSTGSYDIQKHNITPEAELQRLQTQATVIWKKEARTLQWFGIKDGMSVVELGSGPGFTTEQLCSLLPNSEITSVELDPFMVQQAQNYLKDKGGDRVNFVEGSITDTGLPDNSFDFAFARLIFQHIPEPVAAAQEIRRILKPGGKLVIVDTDADIFGLFDPPTPSFTKAIDKFSQASQALGGNFRIGRYLWRILQEAGFEHLDLEAVVAHSDELGIEPFAIHPLNVDLFVRLVKMGLMTEEELASLRQSKEDFLASPHPFVLVIWLMACGAKPVN, from the coding sequence ATGACTTCTACTGGTTCTTACGACATTCAAAAACATAATATTACCCCTGAAGCCGAACTACAACGGTTACAAACCCAAGCAACGGTTATTTGGAAAAAAGAAGCCAGAACCTTACAGTGGTTCGGGATTAAAGATGGGATGTCTGTGGTAGAACTGGGGAGTGGTCCGGGGTTCACCACAGAACAACTATGTTCATTATTGCCCAACAGCGAAATCACCAGTGTCGAATTAGATCCCTTTATGGTGCAACAAGCACAAAATTATTTAAAAGATAAAGGAGGCGATCGCGTTAATTTTGTTGAAGGGTCTATTACAGATACGGGATTACCCGATAATAGCTTTGATTTTGCTTTTGCTCGTCTTATTTTTCAACATATTCCTGAACCTGTGGCCGCAGCCCAAGAAATAAGACGAATTCTCAAACCAGGAGGAAAGCTGGTCATTGTAGATACCGATGCTGATATCTTTGGACTGTTTGATCCACCAACCCCTAGCTTTACTAAGGCTATTGATAAGTTTAGTCAAGCTTCACAAGCTTTAGGGGGTAACTTCCGAATTGGTCGCTATCTCTGGCGTATTCTGCAAGAAGCAGGCTTTGAACATTTAGATTTGGAGGCTGTGGTTGCTCATAGTGATGAGTTAGGGATAGAACCCTTTGCTATTCACCCTTTAAATGTCGATTTATTTGTACGTTTAGTGAAAATGGGTTTAATGACAGAAGAAGAATTAGCCAGTCTACGTCAATCTAAAGAAGACTTTTTAGCATCTCCTCATCCTTTTGTTCTTGTAATCTGGTTAATGGCTTGTGGTGCTAAACCAGTTAATTAA
- a CDS encoding flavin-containing monooxygenase: protein MKINHNETENNLNTRQKHLILGAGFVGLGMAQALKQAGIPYDQVDASDDIGGNWYHGVYETAHIISSRKITQFTHFPMPDHYPDFPSAKNILDYLNTFADHFNLRPQIELNRKVTYIRPIENNFWEVTFANGEQRIYKGVLLCNGHHWCKRFPEFEGTFNGPIIHSKDYKRPEELKGKRVLVIGSGNSGCDLAAESARVGAKCVMSMRQSPWFIPKSFAGAPVVDFIKWWMPEWLQRLMVYGIIRLTFGTHESYGLPKPNYRIFDRHPTLNNEVPYYIKHGRITPKPAVRRLDGWEVEFQDGSRDEFDLIVCATGFHLAYPFLPSELQRVDGSVVKCYGQVFLEDYKGLYYIGWGQIRGGVGSLVSAFAPVFVRYLQLQETINVPIGLVLKELGQKLPKTHLFDPHKMFIELKLNEVFFDVVTKKAHRVDAQYTQVNNPPLPPLSSINKPELTKEMTLTSSLQ, encoded by the coding sequence ATGAAAATTAATCATAACGAAACTGAAAATAATCTTAATACCCGTCAGAAACATCTTATTCTGGGGGCTGGTTTTGTGGGTTTAGGAATGGCGCAAGCTCTTAAACAGGCGGGTATTCCTTACGATCAAGTGGATGCTAGTGATGATATTGGTGGTAATTGGTATCATGGCGTTTACGAAACGGCACATATCATTTCATCCCGCAAGATTACCCAATTTACTCATTTTCCCATGCCGGATCATTACCCAGATTTTCCTAGTGCAAAAAATATACTCGATTATTTGAACACCTTTGCTGATCATTTTAACTTACGCCCTCAAATTGAATTAAATCGCAAAGTTACTTATATTCGACCCATAGAAAATAATTTCTGGGAAGTTACTTTCGCCAATGGAGAACAACGAATTTACAAAGGAGTGTTACTCTGTAATGGCCATCACTGGTGTAAACGCTTTCCTGAATTTGAAGGAACCTTTAACGGCCCAATTATCCACTCTAAGGATTATAAACGACCAGAGGAATTAAAAGGAAAGCGAGTATTAGTCATCGGTTCAGGGAACTCTGGCTGTGATTTAGCTGCTGAGTCTGCTAGAGTGGGGGCTAAATGTGTCATGAGTATGCGTCAGTCTCCTTGGTTTATTCCTAAATCATTTGCAGGGGCTCCAGTGGTTGACTTTATTAAATGGTGGATGCCTGAATGGTTGCAGAGGTTAATGGTCTATGGGATTATCCGTTTAACCTTTGGTACCCATGAAAGTTATGGGTTGCCTAAGCCTAACTATCGGATTTTTGACCGACATCCGACATTAAACAATGAAGTTCCTTACTATATTAAACACGGTCGCATCACTCCGAAGCCGGCAGTTCGTCGTCTTGACGGTTGGGAAGTGGAGTTTCAGGATGGTAGTCGTGATGAATTTGATCTGATTGTTTGTGCGACAGGATTTCATTTAGCTTATCCCTTTCTTCCCTCAGAACTACAGCGAGTTGATGGGTCAGTAGTGAAATGCTATGGTCAGGTATTTCTTGAAGATTATAAAGGACTTTATTACATCGGTTGGGGACAAATTCGTGGTGGCGTTGGTTCTTTGGTTTCTGCATTTGCTCCTGTGTTTGTTCGTTATCTTCAATTACAAGAGACCATTAATGTTCCCATTGGTTTAGTTCTCAAAGAATTAGGACAAAAATTACCAAAAACTCATTTATTCGATCCCCATAAAATGTTTATTGAGTTGAAACTAAATGAGGTATTTTTTGATGTAGTTACTAAGAAAGCTCATCGGGTTGATGCTCAATATACCCAAGTTAATAATCCTCCCCTCCCTCCTTTATCATCTATTAACAAACCTGAGTTAACCAAGGAAATGACTCTAACATCTAGTCTCCAGTAA
- a CDS encoding PhoH family protein encodes MKKTYVLDTNVLLHDPTALFQFEDNEVVLPITIIEELDRFKKQPEVTGRNARQTSRTLDQLRLQGRLTEGITLEHGGSLRVALCSAQTLQQLPPELEGDSGDNAILAVALELKEHCQCPVVLVSKDTNLRIKADALGLLAQDYETDKIQADELYTGYSELVVESSTIEQFFSEKQIVLPTELLPNQLVTLIDAVNPHHTALGRVAQSGKQLLPLFTVPSSGIARIRPRNREQQFALDLLLEESIPLVTLIGKAGTGKTLLAIAAGIHQVADEKRYHRLLISRPVIPMGRDLGYLPGEITEKLTPWMQPIYDNFDLILGTQNPSNKPAHWRRGHEELLERGLLQIEPLTYIRGRTIPKQFLIVDEAQNLTPHEVKTILTRAGVGTKIVLTGDIEQIDNPYIDGASNGLTYVVERFKNDVLAGHVTLVKGERSSLAEQAAVLL; translated from the coding sequence ATGAAAAAGACCTATGTTCTCGATACTAACGTTTTACTTCATGATCCTACCGCTTTATTTCAGTTTGAGGATAATGAAGTGGTACTGCCTATCACCATTATTGAAGAACTCGATCGCTTTAAAAAACAGCCCGAAGTCACAGGACGCAATGCGAGACAAACCTCTCGGACTCTCGATCAACTCCGCTTACAAGGAAGGTTAACCGAAGGCATAACCCTAGAACATGGTGGTAGTTTACGGGTAGCATTATGCTCTGCCCAAACCCTCCAACAACTCCCCCCAGAATTAGAAGGCGACTCAGGGGATAATGCTATTTTAGCTGTGGCATTAGAACTGAAAGAACACTGTCAATGTCCCGTGGTTTTAGTCAGCAAAGATACCAATCTCCGCATTAAAGCCGATGCCCTAGGACTCTTAGCTCAGGACTATGAAACCGACAAAATTCAAGCCGATGAACTTTATACAGGGTACAGCGAACTGGTTGTAGAATCTTCTACCATTGAGCAATTTTTCTCAGAAAAGCAGATAGTCTTACCAACAGAGTTACTCCCCAATCAGTTAGTCACCCTCATTGACGCAGTTAATCCTCATCATACGGCCTTAGGTCGGGTGGCTCAGAGTGGAAAACAACTGTTACCTCTGTTTACTGTACCCTCGTCAGGGATTGCTCGTATTCGTCCTCGTAATCGAGAACAGCAATTTGCCTTAGATTTGTTGTTAGAAGAGTCGATCCCTCTAGTAACCTTAATTGGGAAAGCCGGAACCGGTAAAACACTTCTCGCTATTGCCGCCGGAATTCATCAAGTGGCTGATGAAAAGCGTTATCATCGTCTTTTAATTTCTCGTCCTGTTATTCCTATGGGACGTGATTTAGGTTATTTACCAGGGGAAATCACCGAAAAATTGACTCCTTGGATGCAACCCATTTATGATAACTTCGATCTCATTTTAGGGACACAAAACCCCTCTAATAAACCGGCTCATTGGCGACGGGGTCACGAAGAATTGTTAGAAAGGGGACTCTTACAAATTGAACCTTTAACTTACATTCGAGGACGTACCATTCCGAAACAATTTTTGATTGTGGATGAAGCTCAAAACTTGACTCCCCATGAAGTGAAAACGATTTTAACCCGTGCTGGAGTTGGGACGAAAATTGTCTTAACGGGAGATATCGAACAAATTGATAACCCTTATATCGATGGGGCCAGTAATGGACTCACTTATGTCGTAGAACGCTTTAAAAATGATGTCCTTGCTGGCCATGTTACTCTGGTTAAAGGGGAACGTTCTTCCCTGGCAGAACAAGCTGCGGTTCTTCTTTAA
- a CDS encoding LOG family protein, whose amino-acid sequence MNRKTNPLSPHLVSFNDPEGTLKVVKQAVLELWEVINALTSLRPPKRERFRVTIFGSARIQSDSAIYQDVKWLATQLTQMQCDIVTGGGPGLMTAANEGSVAADPQDQTRSIGIRIDLEVEQETNPFVEEVFSHRTFFSRLHQFVLISNAFIIMPGGIGTTLEALMVWQLLQVRHLDPIPLIMVGPMWRDLVTWATQYMIQGKTPLADPRDLTIPHCVDTVIEAIEIIEKAQQQWLINE is encoded by the coding sequence ATGAATCGGAAAACCAATCCTCTATCCCCTCATCTCGTTAGTTTTAACGACCCAGAAGGAACCCTAAAAGTAGTTAAACAAGCGGTTTTAGAGTTGTGGGAGGTCATCAATGCTTTAACCAGTTTGCGTCCTCCTAAACGAGAGCGGTTCCGTGTCACCATTTTTGGCAGTGCGAGAATTCAGTCAGATTCTGCCATTTATCAAGATGTGAAATGGTTAGCCACTCAACTAACCCAAATGCAATGTGATATTGTCACAGGAGGCGGACCTGGCTTAATGACAGCAGCGAATGAAGGTAGTGTGGCCGCCGATCCCCAAGATCAAACTCGTTCCATTGGCATCCGTATTGACCTAGAAGTTGAACAAGAAACCAACCCCTTTGTCGAAGAAGTATTTAGTCATCGCACCTTTTTTTCTCGACTGCATCAATTTGTCTTAATTTCTAATGCTTTTATTATCATGCCAGGGGGTATTGGGACAACCTTAGAAGCCTTGATGGTCTGGCAATTATTACAAGTACGTCATCTCGACCCCATCCCTTTGATTATGGTTGGGCCTATGTGGCGGGATTTAGTCACCTGGGCAACTCAATATATGATTCAAGGAAAAACACCACTAGCTGACCCTAGGGATCTCACCATTCCCCACTGTGTTGATACAGTCATTGAAGCCATAGAAATTATTGAAAAGGCACAACAACAATGGTTAATCAATGAATAA
- a CDS encoding alpha-keto acid decarboxylase family protein: MENNKSIGNYLIERLLQLGVNHVFGVPGDFVLGFNKLLEKSELEFINTCDEQGAGFAADAYARLRGLGVVCVTYCVGGLKIANTTAQCFAEKSPVVVISGSPGVNERTKNPLLHHKVKEFDTQYKVFQEITVASTVLDNPDTAYSEIERVLTAALRYKRPVYIEIPRDMVNVTLGADNQPSSNNSSSNPDALQEALEEAVNLINQAQHPVILAGVEIHRFKLQESLLKLVEKTNLPVAETLLGKSVINEMHPNNLGIYEGAMGKEFTRKYVEESDCVIALGTFLSDVNLGIFTAKLNPQSFIDVNSEKTSIHFHNYEDISLVDFLNGLLNADLKHRQVDLPSRFLLPTNFSVKPGEKITVQRLFERLNLFISNDMIVIADVGDALFAGADLVVHQKSRFLSPAYYASLGFAVPASIGAQMANSTLRPLVLVGDGAFQMTGMELSTIVRYGLNPIIIVLNNLGYGTERPMQDGKFNDILLWNYSQLPTIFNAGKGFDIRTEDELELGLEKSQTYTEGFCILDVHLDPQDSSLALKRLTKALREKV, encoded by the coding sequence ATGGAAAATAATAAATCTATCGGCAACTATTTAATCGAAAGACTATTACAATTAGGGGTTAATCATGTCTTTGGAGTCCCAGGAGATTTTGTTTTAGGTTTTAATAAACTTTTAGAAAAGAGTGAACTGGAATTTATTAATACTTGTGATGAACAAGGTGCCGGGTTTGCTGCGGATGCTTATGCTCGTTTGAGGGGATTAGGAGTTGTCTGTGTTACCTATTGTGTGGGGGGCTTAAAGATTGCTAATACTACAGCCCAATGCTTTGCTGAAAAGTCCCCTGTGGTGGTCATTAGCGGTTCTCCTGGCGTTAATGAACGAACTAAAAATCCTTTACTACACCATAAAGTCAAAGAATTTGATACTCAATATAAAGTCTTTCAAGAAATAACCGTAGCCTCTACGGTTTTGGATAATCCTGATACGGCTTATTCCGAAATTGAACGGGTTTTAACCGCAGCTTTACGCTACAAAAGACCGGTTTATATTGAAATCCCCAGAGATATGGTTAATGTTACTCTGGGTGCTGATAATCAACCTTCTAGTAATAACTCTTCATCTAATCCTGATGCACTACAAGAAGCGTTAGAAGAAGCCGTTAACCTGATTAATCAAGCTCAACATCCTGTCATTTTAGCTGGTGTAGAAATTCATCGTTTTAAGTTACAAGAGTCCCTACTTAAATTAGTTGAAAAAACTAATCTTCCTGTAGCCGAAACTTTACTAGGAAAATCAGTCATCAACGAAATGCACCCTAACAATTTAGGAATTTATGAAGGGGCAATGGGAAAAGAATTTACCCGAAAATATGTAGAAGAAAGTGATTGTGTTATTGCCTTGGGAACTTTTTTGTCTGATGTCAACTTAGGAATATTTACAGCTAAGTTAAATCCTCAATCATTCATTGATGTTAACAGTGAAAAAACCTCAATTCATTTTCATAATTATGAAGATATCTCTTTAGTTGATTTCCTCAATGGGTTATTAAACGCTGACCTCAAGCATCGCCAAGTTGACTTACCTTCTCGTTTCCTACTTCCCACAAACTTCTCAGTAAAACCTGGAGAGAAAATAACTGTTCAAAGACTATTTGAACGCCTCAATCTTTTTATTAGTAATGATATGATTGTCATTGCAGATGTAGGTGATGCCTTGTTTGCTGGAGCAGATTTAGTTGTCCACCAAAAAAGTCGTTTTCTTTCCCCTGCTTATTATGCCTCTTTAGGATTTGCTGTGCCTGCTAGTATTGGCGCACAAATGGCTAACTCTACCCTGCGCCCTCTTGTTCTGGTTGGGGATGGGGCTTTTCAAATGACAGGCATGGAATTATCTACTATTGTTCGTTATGGTTTAAATCCGATTATTATTGTTCTTAATAATTTAGGCTATGGAACTGAACGACCCATGCAAGACGGAAAATTTAATGACATTTTATTGTGGAATTATAGTCAGCTTCCTACTATTTTTAATGCGGGTAAAGGCTTTGATATTAGAACAGAAGATGAATTAGAATTAGGGTTAGAAAAAAGTCAAACCTATACAGAGGGTTTTTGCATATTAGATGTTCATTTAGATCCTCAAGATAGTTCTTTAGCTTTAAAACGACTAACTAAAGCTTTAAGAGAAAAAGTTTAA